In Tachypleus tridentatus isolate NWPU-2018 chromosome 7, ASM421037v1, whole genome shotgun sequence, a genomic segment contains:
- the LOC143257019 gene encoding protein tyrosine phosphatase type IVA 1-like: MNIMKQNTMRPAPSEISYKNMRFLIMDRPTDSTIPGFLEELKKHNVKDVVRVCEATYKTDLLEHEGINVHDWQFDDGSPPPAKIVENWFDLLKIRFKEDPGACVAVHCVAGLGRAPVLVALALIELGMKYEDAVELIRQKRRGAINSKQLSYLEKYRPKSRLKIKNGHKPCVIQ; this comes from the exons ATGaacattatgaaacaaaatacaatgCGGCCAGCACCATCTGAAATATCCTACAAAAATATGCGATTTCTCATTATGGACCGACCAACAGATTCGACTATTCCTGGCTTTCTGGAG GAATTAAAGAAACACAACGTTAAGGATGTGGTGAGGGTTTGTGAAGCCACCTACAAGACAGATTTGTTGGAGCACGAGGGTATTAATGTACAT GATTGGCAGTTTGATGATGGATCACCTCCACCAGCCAAGATAGTTGAAAATTGGTTTGATTTATTAAAGATAAGATTCAAAGAAGATCCAGGAGCTTGTGTGGCTGTTCACTGTGTAGCTGGCTTAGGGAG GGCTCCAGTTCTTGTGGCTTTGGCACTAATAGAACTGGGCATGAAATATGAAGATGCTGTTGAACTCATTAGACA GAAACGAAGAGGAGCTATTAACTCCAAGCAACTTTCTTATCTGGAAAAATACCGTCCTAAGTCACGACTGAAGATAAAGAATGGACATAAGCCATGTGTTATTCAATGA